The proteins below come from a single Mya arenaria isolate MELC-2E11 chromosome 8, ASM2691426v1 genomic window:
- the LOC128243090 gene encoding regulation of nuclear pre-mRNA domain-containing protein 1B-like, with amino-acid sequence MSSFSENNLSKKFNELNGTQQSIQTLSLWLIHHRKHSKTIVLVWLKELKKATPPRKLIYVYLANDVIQNSKKKGNEFNKDFGTHLAEAFASAYKDAGEKQRGSLDRILNIWEDRGVYTKDFMKNLRQELGQRASAGNTQTSVSIADVLTPKPPSQSPAKRPSQQNQSISEFLAKKRKIGKDDADQVTLKQEINGLTTEELGHYDTEALIKRLSSLESSASCDAAIREKIAKLPPEVSDISQLAKLHDKESARRLSDIVDSACSMLTDYNKRLSTEMEERRNLAKMLRAFVLAQSEQLHHAEKRLQEYKNKLAKVNVVRHELKSHIQNLPDIARLPDPMGGLAPLPQVNDLFN; translated from the exons ATGTCGTCGTTTTCAGAAAACAACttatcaaagaaatttaatGAGTTAAACGGTACTCAGCAGAGTATTCAAACACTATCGTTGTGGCTGATTCACCACAGAAAGCATTCCAAGACGATCGTTCTGGTTTGGTTGAAAGAATTGAAAAAAG CTACACCTCCACGGAAACTGATTTACGTATACTTGGCCAATGATGTTATCCAAAACAGTAAGAAAAAGGGAAATGAATTCAACAAGGATTTTGGCACACACCTTGCAGAGGCTTTTGCAAGTGCATACAA AGATGCTGGGGAGAAACAGCGAGGCTCCCTGGACCGTATACTCAATATCTGGGAGGATAGAGGGGTCTATACCAAGGACTTCATGAAGAATCTCAGGCAGGAATTAG GACAAAGAGCATCTGCTGGAAATACCCAGACTTCTGTAAGCATAGCAGATGTTTTGACCCCAAAGCCACCTTCACAGTCCCCTGCTAAACGCCCGTCCCAACAGAACCAGTCGATATCCGAGTTCCTGGCTAAGAAACGTAAGATTGGGAAGGATGATGCAGATCAGGTGACTCTTAAGCAGGAAATCAACGGACTAACAACGGAAGAACTCGGACATTATGAT ACAGAAGCACTGATTAAGCGGCTCTCATCCCTGGAAAGTTCAGCGTCATGTGATGCAGCTATCAGAGAAAAAATTGCGAAGCTTCCCCCAGAGGTTTCAGATATTTCCCAGTTGGCAAAACTGCATG ACAAGGAATCTGCAAGGAGGTTGTCAGATATTGTAGACAGTGCATGTTCAATGCTGACTGATTACAACAAGCGCCTGTCCACCGAGATGGAGGAACGAAGGAATCTCGCCAAGATGCTCCGGGCCTTCGTTCTCGCACAATCAGAGCAGCTACATCATGCAGAGAAACGGTTACAG GAGTACAAGAACAAGCTGGCAAAGGTGAACGTGGTTCGTCACGAGCTCAAGTCTCACATCCAAAACCTTCCCGACATCGCCCGACTGCCTGACCCTATGGGTGGGCTAGCCCCACTCCCCCAGGTCAATGATCTCTTCAACTGA